One Glycine max cultivar Williams 82 chromosome 6, Glycine_max_v4.0, whole genome shotgun sequence DNA segment encodes these proteins:
- the LOC100795189 gene encoding probable serine/threonine-protein kinase At1g54610: MAREIMILQMLDHPNVIKLKGLATSRMQYSLYLVFDFMQSDLTRIISRPGEKLTEAQIKCYMQQLLSGLQHCHETGIMHRDIKASNLLIDRRGVLKIADFGLATSIEAERPLTNRVVTLWYRAPELLLGSTDYGFSIDLWSAGCLLAEMLVGRPIMPGRTEVEQIHMIFKLCGSPSEDYFKKLKLRTSYRPPNHYKLSFKENFQNFPSSSQGLLATFLDLNPAHRGSAASALQSEFFKCSPLACDPSALPDIPKDEDERLQTKRGKRQRVSKRGQSSQTSRSDASQSEKVQITAEQPREDTESSKEKNMEQHKQGQETGHSASSTSSGSRLFMTEGSTNASMSPVFLSSGSVRKSPKIEGHPNALRNIENYSALLQQTSVLDMINRNEGKEFPQLLKSFSALDFRLDSDKLS, encoded by the exons ATGGCAAGAGAGATCATGATACTGCAGATGCTGGATCATCCCAATGTGATCAAACTTAAAGGACTGGCAACATCAAGGATGCAGTATAGTCtttatctagtttttgacttCATGCAGTCTGATCTCACCCGCATTATCTCCCGACCCGGGGAGAAACTCACCGAAGCACAG ATCAAGTGTTATATGCAGCAGCTCCTTTCTGGCCTGCAGCACTGTCATGAGACGGGAATCATGCACCGAGATATCAAGGCTTCTAACTTATTAATAGACAGAAGAGGAGTGCTGAAAATTGCAGATTTTGGACTTGCAACTTCCATTGAAGCTGAAAGGCCACTAACAAATAGAGTGGTGACACTTTGGTATAGGGCTCCAGAACTTCTTTTGGGTTCAACCGATTATGGATTCAGCATTGATCTCTGGAGTGCAGGGTGCCTGTTGGCTGAGATGCTTGTTGGAAGACCTATTATGCCTGGCAGGACAGAG GTTGAACAGATTCATATGATCTTCAAACTTTGTGGTTCTCCTTCAgaggattattttaaaaaactgaagCTAAGAACAAGTTATCGGCCTCCAAACCATTACAAACTAAGTTTCAAAGAAAACTTTCAGAATTTTCCTTCCTCTTCCCAGGGTCTCTTGGCTACATTTCTTGATCTCAATCCTGCCCATCGTGGCAGTGCTGCCTCTGCTCTCCAAAGTGAA TTCTTCAAATGTAGTCCTTTAGCATGTGACCCTTCAGCTTTGCCAGATATCCCCAAAGACGAGGATGAACGCTTGCAAACTAAGAGAGGCAAAAG GCAAAGGGTTTCCAAAAGGGGGCAATCATCTCAAACAAGTAGAAGTGATGCTAGTCAGTCAGAAAAGGTCCAAATTACTGCTGAACAACCCCGTGAAGATACAGAATCGTCTAAAGAG AAGAATATGGAACAACACAAGCAGGGTCAAGAAACTGGTCATAGTGCTAGCAGCACATCATCCGGTTCAAGACTCTTTATGACCGAAGGGAGCACGAATGCATCTATGTCCCCAGTTTTTCTCTCTAGTGGCAGTGTCAGAAAATCCCCCAAAATAGAGGGCCACCCTAATGCTCTTAGGAACATAGAGAACTATAGTGCTCTCTTACAACAGACTTCTGTACTTGATATGATCAACCGCAATGAAGGCAAGGAATTTCCTCAGCTTCTCAAATCATTCTCCGCGTTGGATTTTCGACTTGATTCTGACAAGCTATCATAA